From Arthrobacter sp. FW306-2-2C-D06B, a single genomic window includes:
- a CDS encoding thioesterase II family protein → MTWPHPAWSTIATGSPSTSAKDTGVHLFCLHHAGGTTASFAAWRFPGLEVTRLGYRGRDFATFASAADALAERIEASPSPELALYGHSMGAILAFEAALRLQGTGRVAHVFLAAARPPSGMHDGVAAAAAASGGLSERAREVLLEDLALLAEYPGRPPANQLEVPATLLYSTDDPVVPASDSLRWASWCSAAPRVHDVPGGGHLFHRSNPKVLKIVENTLSPVPLDDPAAPGTASGLEV, encoded by the coding sequence ATGACGTGGCCGCATCCCGCATGGAGCACGATCGCCACCGGCTCGCCTTCAACTAGCGCCAAGGACACCGGCGTGCACCTGTTTTGCCTCCATCACGCGGGCGGAACCACGGCAAGCTTCGCGGCGTGGCGCTTCCCGGGCCTCGAGGTCACCAGGCTTGGCTACCGCGGGAGGGACTTCGCAACGTTTGCGTCCGCTGCGGATGCCCTCGCTGAGCGGATCGAAGCATCCCCGTCGCCGGAGCTTGCCCTTTATGGACACAGCATGGGCGCAATCCTCGCCTTCGAGGCCGCCCTCCGCCTCCAGGGCACCGGACGAGTAGCGCACGTTTTCCTGGCGGCCGCACGTCCGCCGTCGGGAATGCACGACGGCGTGGCCGCCGCGGCTGCCGCTTCCGGCGGGCTGTCCGAGCGCGCCCGCGAAGTATTGCTTGAGGACCTGGCGTTGCTGGCGGAGTATCCGGGCAGGCCGCCGGCCAACCAATTGGAGGTGCCCGCCACCCTTCTTTACAGCACCGATGATCCTGTGGTGCCTGCTTCCGACTCCCTGCGCTGGGCATCCTGGTGCTCGGCGGCGCCGCGGGTGCATGACGTTCCCGGCGGCGGCCACCTCTTCCACCGTTCCAACCCGAAGGTGCTCAAGATCGTGGAAAACACGCTGTCCCCGGTCCCGCTGGATGATCCTGCGGCACCAGGGACAGCATCTGGGTTGGAAGTTTGA